GGCTGGAAAAGTTTTACCACCGGATGCTGCACAACGAGACCGCCTTCGCCATCCAGCGCCGCCTGCAGTGGGACGGCCTCACCACGGTGATCCTGCCGATACGGGTAAGCATCTGAGTTCCATCTTGACGGCATTTGCCACAAACCACTTGTAATATTCGAACGTCTTGCTAGATTCGACACATGAGCGTGAACAGGGGGAACTTCACATTAAACTGGGGATCGTTTCGGGAGCGGTTGACCGGCATCCGCGACATGGGTGCCATTGGTTACCTTGCCGCCATAGCCATGGTCGCGGCGGCAACCCTCGTCTGCAACCAGGCCCGCCCCTACCTCTCTCCGGTCAACATGGTCATGGGCTACCTGCTGGTGGTGGTCCTGGCGGCGCTCTTCCTGGGTCGGCGCCCGGCCATGCTCAGCGCCTTTCTCGGCGTGCTCGCCTTCGACTTCTTCTTCGTCCCGCCCCGCTTCTCTTTCAGCGTGGAAGAGAAGGAGTACCTGATGACCTTCTTCGCCCTGTTCACCGTCGGGCTAGTGATCAGTTCGCTGGTGGCCCAGGCGCGGGAACGGCTTGATGCGCTCAAGGTGCGGGAGCGGCAGACGACGAACCTGTACCACCTGAGCCGCGACCTCGCCGCTGCCACCGACACGGGTGCACTGGTGAAAGCCGCGGTTGAGAAAATAGAGCAAAGCATCGGCGGAGAGGTGGCGGTTTTCCTGGCCCGGGAGGGGGAGCTGGAACTCGCGGCGGGGAGCGAAGGCTTCGCTCCGGAGCGGGCCCGGTTGGAGGTTGCGGAGTGGGCCTTGCGCAGCAGGCGCATGGCCGGCGCCGGGACCGACGCCCACGGCAGCGACCCTCTGACGTACGTGCCGCTCAAGGCTTTGCTGGAGACCCACGGGGTTCTGGTTTTGCGGCTCGACGAGGACGACATCCTCCATCCGGAGGAACTGCATCGGCTGCTGAATGCCTACGCCAGTCAGATCGCCATGGCCCTTGAGCGGCTGCGTCTTTTGCGGCAGGCCCAGGAGACGCGCATCCTCAAAGAACGGGAAAACCTCGAGCGCGCCCTGCTCAACTCGATTTCCCACGACCTGCGCACCCCGCTCACCGCCATCACCGGCGCCCTGAGCGCGGTGCTCGAAGAGGGGGATAAACTCAACACGGCCTCGCGCGACGAGCTACTGCAGACCGCACGCGAGGAGGCGGCCCGTCTGAACCGTTTCGTCGGCAACCTGCTGGATATGACCCGCCTGCAAGCCGGCGTGCTGCAACTGAAGAAGGAGCCCTGCGACGTGCAGGACCTCGTCGGGACGGCGCTGGCCACGGTGGAGCCGCGCCTGGCGGGGATCGCGGTGTCGGTGCGGCTGGCTGACGAGCTCCCGCTGGCCTGTCTGGACTTCGTGCTGATGCTCCAGGTCCTGGTGAACCTGCTGGACAACGCCCTGAAACACGCCGCGGCCGGCGGGGAGCTGGAGGTCGCGGCCAGGGTGGTGGGAGAACGGCTGGAGATCGGCGTGGCCGACCGCGGGCCAGGAGTCCCCGAGGCGGATCTCGCGCGCATCTTCGAGAAGTTCTACCGGACCCCGGTTCCGGAGGTGGTCGGGGGAACGGGGCTCGGCCTTTCCATCTGCCGGGGCATCGTCGAGGCGCACGGCGGCTCGATCCGGGCCGAACAGCGGGAGGGGAAGGGATTGCGGATCGTGGTGGAGGTGCCGCTTGGTGTCGCGGCAGAAGGGAGAGCCGATGAAGAGTGAGGAAGCAAAGGCCAATCTGCCGCGGGTACTGGTGATCGACGACGAGGTGGCCATCCAGCGTTTTCTGAAGACGGCGCTCGATACCGGTGACTACTCGGTGCATCTCGCCGACAGCGCCCATACCGGGCTGGCCGCGGCGGTGGCGGTGCGCCCCGATGTCATCCTCATCGACCTGGGGCTCCCCGACCTGGACGGCGTCGAGGTGATCAGGCGCGTGCGCGAGTGGTCCCAGGTCCCCATCATAGTCATTTCGGTGCGCGAGCGCGAGGACGAGAAGGTGCAGGCGCTCGATGCCGGTGCCGACGACTACCTCACCAAGCCTTTCGGCATAGGTGAATTGCTGGCCCGAATCAAGGTGGCACTGAGGCGCTCGCTGCAGCAGGCGCCGCAGCCGGTGTTCCAGTCGGGCGAGCTCCGGGTCGACCTGCCCCACCGCCGAGTGACCGTGGGCGACGAAGAGGTGCAGCTGACTCCGACGGAATACGAACTGCTGCGCATGCTGGTGACCCATGCCGGCAAGGTGCTGACACACAGCCAGATCCTCAGGCAGATCTGGGGCGTCGCCTACCTGGAGCAGCCTCACGTCCTACGGGTCAACATCAGCAACCTCAGGCGCAAGATCGAGTCCGATGCCTCGCGCCCCCGCTACATCCTGACCGAGGCGGGGGTGG
This window of the Geomonas agri genome carries:
- a CDS encoding DUF4118 domain-containing protein; translation: MSVNRGNFTLNWGSFRERLTGIRDMGAIGYLAAIAMVAAATLVCNQARPYLSPVNMVMGYLLVVVLAALFLGRRPAMLSAFLGVLAFDFFFVPPRFSFSVEEKEYLMTFFALFTVGLVISSLVAQARERLDALKVRERQTTNLYHLSRDLAAATDTGALVKAAVEKIEQSIGGEVAVFLAREGELELAAGSEGFAPERARLEVAEWALRSRRMAGAGTDAHGSDPLTYVPLKALLETHGVLVLRLDEDDILHPEELHRLLNAYASQIAMALERLRLLRQAQETRILKERENLERALLNSISHDLRTPLTAITGALSAVLEEGDKLNTASRDELLQTAREEAARLNRFVGNLLDMTRLQAGVLQLKKEPCDVQDLVGTALATVEPRLAGIAVSVRLADELPLACLDFVLMLQVLVNLLDNALKHAAAGGELEVAARVVGERLEIGVADRGPGVPEADLARIFEKFYRTPVPEVVGGTGLGLSICRGIVEAHGGSIRAEQREGKGLRIVVEVPLGVAAEGRADEE
- a CDS encoding response regulator → MKSEEAKANLPRVLVIDDEVAIQRFLKTALDTGDYSVHLADSAHTGLAAAVAVRPDVILIDLGLPDLDGVEVIRRVREWSQVPIIVISVREREDEKVQALDAGADDYLTKPFGIGELLARIKVALRRSLQQAPQPVFQSGELRVDLPHRRVTVGDEEVQLTPTEYELLRMLVTHAGKVLTHSQILRQIWGVAYLEQPHVLRVNISNLRRKIESDASRPRYILTEAGVGYRLKSE